In Gemmata obscuriglobus, a single genomic region encodes these proteins:
- a CDS encoding RNA polymerase sigma factor, with translation MAKPGAPPITQPLAGTEPAPDAIPLGSLPDPDATRPGDDALVATFNQVRDELVSTLMYLLGNSDDAQDAAQEAFLKCWRARDSVPDVQNLRAWIFRVALNAAKDFQRSAWNRKSRPLPEDDLMLPARGDAPGQAAEEQEALDRLRRAITQLRQDEKEVFLLRQNGDLTYEQIAEIRCAPVGTVKTQMRTALIKLRKVLNPHAAEDEPCS, from the coding sequence ATGGCCAAACCCGGCGCGCCACCGATCACGCAGCCGCTCGCGGGGACGGAACCCGCCCCGGACGCGATCCCGCTCGGTTCGCTCCCTGACCCGGACGCGACCCGGCCCGGGGACGACGCGCTCGTGGCCACCTTCAACCAGGTGCGCGACGAACTCGTCAGCACGCTGATGTACCTCCTCGGCAACAGCGACGACGCCCAGGACGCCGCGCAGGAGGCGTTCCTGAAGTGCTGGCGGGCCCGCGACTCGGTGCCGGACGTGCAGAACCTGCGGGCCTGGATCTTCCGCGTCGCGCTCAACGCCGCCAAGGACTTCCAGCGGAGCGCGTGGAACCGGAAGAGCCGCCCGCTCCCGGAGGACGACCTCATGTTACCCGCCCGGGGCGACGCGCCGGGCCAGGCGGCCGAAGAGCAAGAGGCTCTCGACCGGCTCCGGCGCGCCATCACGCAACTGCGGCAGGACGAGAAAGAAGTGTTTCTCCTGCGGCAGAACGGCGATCTAACCTATGAGCAGATCGCCGAGATCCGCTGCGCCCCGGTGGGCACCGTGAAGACCCAGATGCGCACCGCGCTCATCAAACTGCGCAAGGTGCTCAACCCGCACGCCGCCGAGGACGAACCCTGTTCGTGA
- a CDS encoding COG3014 family protein: protein MPKLYALVAVVSAALIGCATHADKLQDIRAAYNSGNTTAAKTKLDAAIAKNGGDADVLKLDRAMVLLSEGNYREAEKLLREVRDRFEEKEGKDLAEGALSMLTDDQQLAYAGEDYEKVLIRVMLALCNLLGDGADATAYALQVNQKQQLIIEKSKSKDAEGKNLKANYKYVPVGPYLHAALREETHTNYDDVARSLELVAQWLPDFPPAKQDLERAKSGRHSRPGCGVLYVFTLVGRGPYKDEKAEIATTAAMLVADRILTAAGKQSLPPTIAPIKVPRVVRPINQVASVNVNVIGHPEGRTQTITDIGQMASEQCEALMTETLARAIVRRVVKKGIVYGVKEAIGTDKSQMTSLALNAAGVVWEATESADTRCWGLLPDKIQVLRLELPAGEHTLNLQTVGKNGAFIGPAHITKVQVRDGRNTYALANFPDARLVGKIVTNDAK, encoded by the coding sequence ATGCCCAAACTGTACGCGCTCGTTGCGGTCGTGTCGGCCGCGCTGATCGGCTGCGCCACCCACGCGGACAAGCTCCAGGACATCCGCGCGGCGTACAACTCCGGCAACACGACCGCGGCGAAGACCAAGCTCGACGCCGCGATCGCCAAGAACGGCGGCGACGCCGACGTGCTCAAGCTCGACCGCGCGATGGTGCTCCTCTCCGAGGGGAACTACCGCGAGGCCGAAAAGCTCCTCCGCGAGGTGCGGGACCGGTTCGAGGAGAAGGAGGGCAAAGACCTCGCCGAGGGCGCGCTGTCCATGCTCACCGACGACCAGCAGCTCGCCTACGCCGGCGAGGACTACGAGAAGGTGCTGATCCGCGTCATGCTGGCGCTGTGCAACCTGCTCGGCGACGGGGCCGACGCCACCGCCTACGCGCTCCAGGTGAACCAGAAGCAGCAGCTCATCATCGAGAAGTCGAAGAGCAAGGACGCCGAGGGGAAGAACCTCAAGGCGAACTACAAGTACGTCCCGGTGGGGCCGTACCTGCACGCGGCGCTCCGCGAGGAGACGCACACGAACTACGACGACGTGGCCCGCTCCCTCGAACTGGTCGCCCAGTGGCTGCCCGACTTCCCGCCCGCCAAACAAGACCTCGAACGCGCGAAGAGCGGCCGCCACTCGCGCCCGGGCTGCGGGGTTCTGTACGTCTTCACGCTGGTCGGGCGCGGCCCGTACAAGGACGAGAAGGCCGAGATCGCGACCACCGCGGCGATGCTGGTCGCGGACCGCATCCTCACTGCCGCCGGGAAGCAGTCCCTGCCCCCCACCATCGCACCGATCAAGGTGCCGCGCGTGGTCCGGCCCATCAACCAGGTGGCGAGCGTAAATGTTAACGTCATCGGTCACCCCGAAGGCCGGACGCAAACGATCACCGATATTGGTCAGATGGCAAGCGAGCAGTGCGAGGCGCTCATGACGGAGACGCTCGCCCGGGCGATCGTCCGGCGGGTGGTCAAGAAGGGCATTGTGTACGGGGTGAAGGAGGCGATCGGCACCGACAAGTCCCAGATGACGAGCCTTGCGCTGAACGCGGCGGGGGTGGTGTGGGAGGCGACCGAGTCCGCCGACACCCGGTGCTGGGGGCTGCTGCCGGACAAGATCCAGGTCCTCCGACTCGAACTGCCCGCCGGCGAACACACCCTGAACCTGCAAACGGTGGGTAAGAACGGGGCGTTTATCGGCCCCGCGCACATCACCAAGGTGCAGGTCCGCGACGGCCGGAACACCTACGCGCTCGCGAACTTCCCCGACGCCCGACTGGTCGGCAAGATCGTGACCAACGACGCAAAATGA